The genomic window CCTGCAATGGATAATGCTGATTTAAGAAGAGGTTTTCAAACTCTGCATAAAAAATATGATGAAGTAACAGCTATTTTAGTTGGGGATGCTTTAAATACACATGCTTTTAATCTATTAGCAAATGCTTCTTTATCAAATGATATTAAAATTGAATTAGTTAAATGTTTAAGTTCGAATGGTGGAATTGATGGTATGATAATTGGTCAAGCTATTGATTGTTTCTTTGAAAATCAAAAATTAGAGTTAAATCAACTTGAATTTTTGCATATTCATAAAACGGCAAAATTGATAGCTGCAAGTTTAAAAATGGGTGCAATTATTTGTGAATACGATTTAAACACTCAAGAAAAATTATATAATTTTGGTATTGATTTAGGATTATTATTTCAAATACAAGACGATATTATAGATGAAACTTGCACTTCACAAGAAGCTGGGAAAACTACACAAAATGATACAAGTAAAAACTCTTTTGTAAATTTATTAGGACTAACTGGGGCTATTAAAAGCGCAGATGAATTAGCTTTAAAATGTGCAAATATTCTTAATACATTTGATGAAAATCTAAAACTATCTTTAGAAGAGTTACTTCTAAAATATATTAATAGACATAAATAAAATTCTAAACTCTTAGTCAAATTAACTCAAACCTCTTGACAAAATTTGTTTATTTTAATAAAATTTAGCACTTAGAATTTAAGAGTGCTAAATGTCTAAGTTTTAAAAGAAATACAATTATAATAAAGGAAATACCATGAATTTTAGACCACTAGGTGAAAGAGTTCTTGTAAAAAGAACAGAAGTAGAAAACAAAACTGCAAGTGGAATCTATATTCCAGATAATGCAAAAGAGAAACCACATACAGCAGAAGTTGTAGCAATTGGAAATAAAGTAGAAGATATTAAAGTTGGTGATACGATTGTATTTGAACAATTTAGAGGTACAGAATTTAAACTTGATGGTCAAGAATATCTTATCTTAAATATTGAAAATGTTATAGGAGTAATGTAATGGCAAAAGAAGTTTTATTTAGTGATAACGCAAGAAATAGATT from Arcobacter venerupis includes these protein-coding regions:
- the groES gene encoding co-chaperone GroES, whose amino-acid sequence is MNFRPLGERVLVKRTEVENKTASGIYIPDNAKEKPHTAEVVAIGNKVEDIKVGDTIVFEQFRGTEFKLDGQEYLILNIENVIGVM
- a CDS encoding polyprenyl synthetase family protein; this translates as MEKLLSLFEEYLLNNLPNSKTFHPHFEDALSDMLKAGGKRFRPMLLLSVVKSNKSLLIPNSLPIALGLEFLHTYSLVHDDLPAMDNADLRRGFQTLHKKYDEVTAILVGDALNTHAFNLLANASLSNDIKIELVKCLSSNGGIDGMIIGQAIDCFFENQKLELNQLEFLHIHKTAKLIAASLKMGAIICEYDLNTQEKLYNFGIDLGLLFQIQDDIIDETCTSQEAGKTTQNDTSKNSFVNLLGLTGAIKSADELALKCANILNTFDENLKLSLEELLLKYINRHK